In one Serinus canaria isolate serCan28SL12 chromosome 2, serCan2020, whole genome shotgun sequence genomic region, the following are encoded:
- the FOXF2 gene encoding LOW QUALITY PROTEIN: forkhead box protein F2 (The sequence of the model RefSeq protein was modified relative to this genomic sequence to represent the inferred CDS: deleted 1 base in 1 codon) gives MRRALPPPTAARRAEEVPGGQRLPPPPPLSPFRAPPAPVPTPPGPPSLPASPHPAPFPSLRQMTTESGQQRLEPPVPLRSCSPAPGALQMSRPPSSALETSTSSSSTSTSSSSSSAAAASSKSKKASSGLRRPEKPPYSYIALIVMAIQSSPSKRLTLSEIYQFLQARFPFFRGSYQGWKNSVRHNLSLNECFIKLPKGLGRPGKGHYWTIDPASEFMFEEGSFRRRPRGFRRKCQALKPMYRMMNGLGFGASILPQGFDFQAPPASLACHSNGYNLDMMPNAMASGYEGLSGGHHVPHMSPNPGSTYMASCPVTANGDYGPDSSSSPVPSSPAMASAIECHSPYTSPSAHWTASGASPYIKQQGLPAANAASSGIHSSVPSYSLEQGYLHQSPRDDLSVGLPRYQHHPSPVCDRKDFVLNFNGISSFHPSASGSYYHHHHHQSVCQDIKPCVM, from the exons ATGCGCagggcgctgccgccgccc aCCGCCGCCCGCCGCGCTGAGGAGGTGCCCGGAGGACAGCGGCTCCCACCGCCCCCCCCGCTCTCCCCCTTCAGGGCACCCCCCGCCCCGGTACCCACCCCGCCCGgccccccttccctcccagcctcacCCCACCCTGCCCCATTCCCCTCCCTCCGCCAGATGACCACCGAGAGCGGGCAGCAGCGGCTGGAGCCCCCCGTCCCTCTCCGCTCCTGCAGCCCGGCTCCCGGAGCTCTCCAGATGAGCCGGCCGCCCTCCTCCGCCCTGGAGACCtccacctcctcttcctccacctccacctcctcctcctcctcctcggcgGCGGCGGCGTCCTCCAAGAGCAAGAAGGCCAGCTCGGGGCTGCGGCGGCCCGAGAAGCCCCCCTACTCCTACATCGCCCTCATCGTCATGGCCATCCAGAGCTCGCCCTCCAAGCGCCTAACCCTCAGCGAGATCTACCAGTTCCTGCAGGCCCGCTTCCCCTTCTTTCGAGGCTCCTACCAGGGCTGGAAGAACTCCGTGCGCCACAACCTCTCTCTCAACGAGTGCTTCATCAAGCTGCCCAAGGGCCTGGGCCGCCCGGGCAAGGGCCACTACTGGACCATCGACCCGGCCAGCGAGTTCATGTTCGAGGAGGGCTCCTTCCGACGGCGGCCCCGCGGCTTCAGGAGGAAATGCCAGGCGCTGAAGCCCATGTACCGCATGATGAACGGGCTGGGCTTCGGCGCCTCCATCCTCCCGCAGGGCTTCGACTTCCAGGCGCCCCCCGCCTCCCTCGCCTGCCACTCCAATGGCTACAACCTCGACATGATGCCCAACGCCATGGCCAGCGGCTACGAGGGACTCAGCGGCGGCCACCACGTCCCGCACATGTCTCCCAACCCCGGCTCGACCTACATGGCCAGCTGCCCGGTGACTGCCAACGGGGACTACGGCCccgacagcagcagcagccccgtgCCCTCCTCGCCGGCCATGGCGAGCGCCATCGAGTGCCACTCGCCTTACACGAGCCCTTCGGCTCACTGGACAGCCTCGGGGGCCTCGCCCTACATAAAGCAGCAGGGCCTCCCCGCCGCCAACGCCGCCTCCTCTGGCATCCATTCCAGCGTGCCCTCCTactccctggagcagggatacCTGCACCAGAGCCCCCGCGACGACCTCTCAG TGGGACTGCCTCGCTACCAGCATCATCCCTCCCCGGTGTGTGACAGGAAAGATTTTGTCCTCAATTTTAATGGCATTTCTTCGTTTCACCCGTCCGCTAGTGGATCATACtaccaccatcaccaccaccaaaGCGTCTGTCAAGACATCAAGCCCTGCGTGATGTGA